Proteins from one Clostridium cellulovorans 743B genomic window:
- a CDS encoding cation-translocating P-type ATPase, translating into MTSQQNQKFYGLTTAKAKELQKQFGKNELTKKEKDSFFLKLLQVLKEPMFLLLIIAAIIYFILGEPRDGAIMLVFVIGIIGIDVFQEWKTDKTLNALKDLSAPHITVLRDDKEQVLNSADLVPGDIMYIKEGVKIPADGFVLKASTLCIDESSLTGEAEGVWKISMDKLQQEKKTILSNESISFASSIDKAQQEKDTIAKLQQRKEAILTSENVNLASTINKIEQKEDTINPNSVSSEYAADNKDYWRRDYCYAGTLVTQGTGVILVDKIGPATEYGKIGQSIISAPETPTPLQKQVGKLVKTCAAIAALLFVLVGTVTFFNIPDHKLLDRLIESILSGVTLAMAMIPEEFPVILTVFLSMGAWRLAKKHSLVRKLPSVETLGAVSVLCVDKTGTITMNQMTVKETWCFTKDKRLLNQTMGLGCKYDAYDPMEKAILSYCQTQGLSKDSLFNGELIKEYAFTNESKIMGHVWEKGNEIIIAAKGSPERLLNLCCLSTTERKLAEENVIKLSRKGLRVIAIAQRILSIDDTIPNSLKNCNLQLCGMVGFTDPPRENINKSIETCTKAGVRVVMITGDNGITASSIAKQINMPNNDKIITGDQLNKFNDEELKERIKTVSIFSRVIPEHKMRIVKAFKDSGEIVAMTGDGVNDAAALKYADIGIAMGKRGSEVSREAADLILLDDNFSTIVDTIKDGRRIYHNIRKAVGYVFSIHIPIAVSSLLAPFLGITPANLLLLPLHVVLLELVIDPTCSIILERQPAEEDIMDHPPRAPKEKILTTKTFIKSILQGLAIFIASFGTYYTSLNINPDNAPVARAMGLTVILVANILLVHVNSSETEFAMKSFVHLIKDKIMWVYSLGIITSLGLILYSPLSDFLKLTPLTFNQLLISILIAIVSVMWYEIVKLIKKHL; encoded by the coding sequence ATGACATCACAACAAAACCAAAAATTTTATGGTCTTACTACAGCTAAAGCCAAGGAGCTTCAAAAACAATTTGGTAAAAATGAACTTACTAAAAAAGAAAAGGATAGCTTCTTTCTAAAGCTTTTACAGGTTCTCAAAGAGCCAATGTTTTTGCTGCTTATAATTGCAGCTATAATCTATTTTATCCTTGGAGAACCACGTGACGGAGCTATAATGCTTGTTTTCGTCATTGGAATCATCGGTATAGATGTTTTTCAAGAATGGAAAACAGATAAAACATTGAATGCCCTTAAGGATCTGTCCGCACCTCATATAACTGTGCTTCGAGATGATAAGGAGCAAGTATTAAACAGTGCTGATTTGGTTCCTGGAGACATTATGTATATCAAGGAAGGGGTTAAAATTCCAGCGGATGGTTTTGTTTTAAAAGCAAGCACCCTTTGTATTGATGAGTCCTCTCTTACTGGAGAAGCTGAAGGGGTTTGGAAAATATCAATGGATAAACTTCAGCAAGAGAAAAAAACTATCCTATCCAATGAAAGTATTAGCTTTGCTTCTTCTATTGATAAAGCCCAACAAGAAAAAGATACCATTGCTAAACTTCAACAAAGAAAAGAGGCTATTCTAACTAGTGAAAATGTTAATCTAGCTTCTACTATTAATAAAATTGAGCAAAAAGAAGATACTATAAATCCAAATAGCGTAAGTTCCGAATATGCAGCAGATAACAAGGATTATTGGCGACGGGACTATTGCTATGCTGGAACTCTTGTTACTCAAGGCACAGGCGTTATTCTAGTAGATAAAATTGGACCTGCTACAGAGTACGGTAAAATTGGTCAGAGCATCATTTCTGCTCCTGAGACCCCTACCCCTCTTCAAAAACAAGTTGGTAAACTGGTAAAAACCTGTGCAGCCATTGCTGCTTTGCTATTTGTCCTAGTTGGAACTGTAACCTTCTTTAATATACCAGACCATAAGCTTCTTGATAGGCTTATAGAAAGTATTCTCTCTGGAGTAACCCTTGCAATGGCTATGATACCAGAGGAATTCCCCGTTATTCTTACAGTATTCTTGTCCATGGGTGCTTGGAGGCTTGCAAAGAAACATTCTCTTGTAAGGAAGTTACCTTCTGTTGAAACTCTTGGCGCTGTATCTGTTCTTTGTGTGGATAAAACAGGTACTATAACCATGAACCAAATGACTGTTAAAGAAACCTGGTGCTTTACTAAGGATAAACGCTTATTAAACCAAACTATGGGACTGGGTTGTAAGTATGATGCCTATGACCCAATGGAAAAAGCTATACTCTCCTACTGCCAAACTCAAGGGTTATCAAAAGACTCTCTTTTTAATGGAGAATTAATAAAAGAATATGCCTTTACCAATGAAAGTAAAATCATGGGCCATGTTTGGGAAAAGGGGAATGAGATAATAATTGCAGCAAAAGGTTCTCCTGAAAGACTTCTAAATCTATGTTGCTTAAGTACTACGGAAAGAAAATTAGCAGAGGAAAATGTAATTAAGCTATCTAGAAAGGGCTTACGTGTTATTGCAATTGCTCAAAGGATATTATCCATTGATGACACTATTCCAAACTCACTAAAGAATTGTAATCTTCAGCTTTGTGGTATGGTTGGCTTTACTGATCCACCAAGGGAAAATATAAATAAATCTATTGAAACTTGCACTAAGGCGGGAGTTCGCGTTGTTATGATAACAGGTGACAATGGAATAACTGCAAGCTCCATAGCAAAACAAATCAATATGCCAAACAACGATAAGATTATTACTGGTGACCAGCTAAACAAATTCAATGACGAAGAACTAAAAGAAAGAATCAAAACTGTTAGTATTTTCTCAAGGGTAATCCCTGAGCATAAAATGAGAATCGTAAAAGCTTTTAAGGACAGTGGTGAAATAGTTGCCATGACTGGAGATGGTGTTAATGACGCTGCTGCATTAAAGTACGCAGATATCGGAATCGCCATGGGTAAACGAGGCTCAGAAGTTTCAAGAGAGGCAGCAGATTTGATATTGCTTGATGATAATTTTTCTACCATTGTGGACACTATAAAAGACGGCAGAAGAATCTATCATAATATAAGAAAAGCAGTTGGCTATGTCTTCTCTATCCATATACCTATTGCCGTTTCTTCATTGCTAGCTCCATTTTTAGGCATAACTCCTGCTAATCTTTTATTACTTCCACTGCATGTAGTTTTGCTTGAACTTGTAATAGATCCAACCTGTTCTATCATATTAGAAAGGCAACCTGCTGAAGAAGATATAATGGATCATCCACCTAGAGCTCCAAAGGAAAAAATATTAACTACAAAAACCTTTATCAAAAGTATCCTCCAAGGTCTAGCAATCTTTATTGCTTCCTTTGGCACTTACTACACTAGTTTAAATATAAATCCAGACAATGCCCCAGTAGCAAGAGCCATGGGACTTACAGTTATACTTGTAGCAAATATCTTACTAGTTCATGTGAACAGTTCAGAAACGGAATTTGCAATGAAATCCTTTGTACACTTAATAAAAGACAAAATAATGTGGGTTTATTCCCTAGGAATTATAACGTCTCTAGGATTAATCCTTTATTCTCCACTATCTGACTTTTTAAAACTTACTCCCCTAACCTTTAATCAATTACTAATTTCTATATTAATAGCTATAGTATCAGTTATGTGGTATGAAATTGTAAAATTAATAAAAAAGCACTTGTAA
- a CDS encoding metallophosphoesterase family protein, with translation MDIAVLSDIHGNYIALKRCLEYAFSQNISTFFFLGDYIGELAYPERTMKILYDLNERYKCYFIKGNKEDYWLNYRANGEKGWKDKDSTSGSLLYAYKSLTARDLDFFAQLQSVQEITVSGMAPITICHGSPDKINEKMLPDDDRTIQIINGVETSIILCGHSHVQRKIVHNEKCILNPGSVGVPLFSEGNTQFLILHGNDGVWLEEFISLEYDVLRVIRDMHEAKLYEHAPYWSMITETILRGGNTSHSKVLTRAMELCREETGDCVWPNIPEKCWEQAVNELIL, from the coding sequence ATGGATATAGCAGTTTTATCAGATATTCATGGCAATTACATTGCGCTGAAGCGTTGCCTTGAATATGCATTTTCACAGAATATTAGTACATTTTTTTTCTTGGGGGACTATATTGGTGAATTAGCATACCCTGAAAGAACAATGAAGATATTATATGATCTTAATGAAAGATATAAATGTTATTTTATCAAAGGAAATAAGGAAGATTATTGGCTTAATTACCGTGCTAATGGTGAAAAAGGTTGGAAGGATAAGGATTCAACCAGTGGATCATTACTATATGCATACAAATCACTTACAGCTAGAGACTTAGATTTTTTTGCACAGCTGCAATCAGTACAAGAGATAACGGTAAGTGGGATGGCACCAATCACTATTTGTCATGGATCACCCGATAAAATAAATGAAAAAATGTTGCCAGATGATGATAGGACTATTCAAATCATCAACGGGGTAGAAACATCAATCATCTTATGTGGGCATTCTCATGTTCAAAGAAAGATCGTCCATAACGAAAAATGCATTCTAAATCCTGGATCTGTTGGTGTGCCTCTTTTTAGTGAAGGAAACACACAGTTTTTAATATTGCATGGAAATGATGGGGTATGGTTAGAGGAATTTATCAGTCTTGAGTATGATGTTTTACGAGTAATTAGAGATATGCATGAAGCTAAGCTTTATGAACATGCGCCTTATTGGAGTATGATAACAGAAACTATACTGCGAGGAGGTAATACATCTCATTCTAAAGTTCTGACAAGAGCCATGGAGTTATGCAGAGAAGAAACTGGTGATTGTGTGTGGCCTAATATCCCTGAAAAGTGTTGGGAACAGGCTGTAAATGAATTAATATTATAA
- a CDS encoding GNAT family N-acetyltransferase, translating into MELKVTKLSEEYLEECVDLFIDTFSREPWNDQYDSRQQVKDFFINHMKNNYFLGYIGLIDKKVIALSIGMKKPWLYGLEYYIDEFCISYDFQGNGIGSLFLKNIEELLTDEKVEGMILNTEREYPSYEFYKKNGFKVLGDLIVLGK; encoded by the coding sequence ATGGAACTAAAGGTAACTAAGTTATCAGAAGAATATTTAGAGGAATGTGTAGATTTATTTATAGATACATTTTCAAGAGAACCTTGGAATGATCAATATGATTCTAGGCAACAAGTAAAAGATTTTTTCATAAACCATATGAAAAATAATTATTTTTTAGGGTATATAGGATTAATAGACAAAAAAGTTATAGCCTTAAGTATAGGAATGAAAAAGCCTTGGCTTTATGGCTTAGAATATTACATAGATGAATTTTGTATAAGTTATGATTTCCAAGGAAATGGTATTGGTAGTTTGTTTTTGAAAAACATAGAAGAGTTATTAACTGATGAAAAGGTAGAAGGAATGATACTAAATACAGAAAGAGAGTATCCATCTTATGAGTTTTATAAAAAAAATGGTTTTAAAGTTTTAGGGGATTTAATTGTTTTAGGAAAATAG
- a CDS encoding helix-turn-helix domain-containing protein gives MDWQKCMNQALDYIENNLACDIDYCAAAKIMNCSEWEFRRIFSFLAQIPLSEYIRRRRLVMAAIDIKKGEKIIDVAIRYGYESQAAFSRAFSRFHGIAPSLARDEGVDLKAFPRLTFKLILMEGNCMKKNPNHRTNIIGAGEVGYAISVEMDENNIHKTNSSFWDTKGNEVIGTTALPKYGAFVSEEKCHLFGDVSGKRLLEIGCGTGHSLKYHGDRNASELWGIDISENQIEKAKEYLSLCGFSAKLICSPMEEDCGIPVDYFDYVYSIYGVGWTTDLESTFSRIASYIKKDGVFIFSWSHPIHKCVAIENEMLSFKKSYFDESWYSVSLEGGAISLSDRKLSTYINALAKAGFIIDEMIEESDDDIIQLDKDSDFAKKAKMLPVTFVIKARKL, from the coding sequence ATGGATTGGCAGAAGTGTATGAATCAAGCACTTGATTATATTGAAAATAATCTAGCTTGTGATATCGATTATTGTGCAGCGGCAAAGATCATGAACTGCTCGGAGTGGGAATTTCGACGAATTTTTTCTTTCTTAGCTCAAATTCCATTGTCCGAATATATTCGCCGGAGACGGCTGGTTATGGCTGCAATAGATATTAAAAAGGGCGAAAAAATAATTGATGTTGCTATTCGCTATGGATATGAATCTCAAGCAGCTTTTTCAAGAGCATTCAGTCGATTTCATGGAATAGCGCCATCTTTGGCTCGAGACGAAGGGGTAGATCTAAAAGCATTTCCACGCCTGACCTTTAAGTTGATATTAATGGAGGGAAACTGTATGAAAAAGAATCCTAATCACAGAACTAACATTATAGGTGCTGGTGAAGTTGGTTATGCTATTTCTGTTGAAATGGACGAGAATAATATTCATAAAACTAACAGTTCGTTTTGGGACACTAAAGGTAACGAGGTCATAGGGACAACAGCACTTCCTAAATATGGAGCATTTGTTTCGGAGGAAAAGTGTCATCTTTTTGGTGATGTATCAGGGAAAAGGTTGCTAGAAATAGGTTGCGGAACTGGACATTCTCTAAAATATCACGGAGACAGAAACGCTTCTGAACTATGGGGCATAGATATTTCTGAAAATCAAATAGAAAAGGCTAAGGAATATTTATCATTGTGCGGTTTTTCTGCAAAGTTGATCTGTTCACCAATGGAAGAAGACTGTGGAATACCTGTAGATTATTTTGACTATGTTTATTCGATTTACGGTGTGGGTTGGACTACTGACCTTGAAAGTACTTTTTCCAGGATTGCTTCTTACATAAAAAAAGATGGCGTATTTATTTTTAGTTGGTCTCACCCAATACATAAATGCGTTGCTATTGAAAATGAGATGCTCTCTTTTAAGAAAAGTTATTTTGATGAATCTTGGTATTCTGTATCTCTTGAAGGAGGTGCAATATCTTTATCGGATCGCAAACTATCAACTTATATCAATGCATTAGCAAAAGCGGGATTTATCATTGATGAAATGATTGAAGAATCTGATGATGATATTATTCAATTAGATAAGGACAGCGACTTTGCTAAAAAAGCCAAAATGCTCCCTGTAACATTTGTAATTAAAGCAAGAAAATTATAG
- a CDS encoding nucleoside deaminase, protein MNIDDKMRIALEIGKKSLEQGELPVGAVIFKGDEIIGRAYSSGESKQQFLRHAEMKVLWEVDEQGYSVRDRKNMQLFVTLEPCMMCLGAAMGAFIGEIYYSVPSPIDGAVALAESSLNSNNVEIPSYTLPKCFGGVLQEEGKELLKRYVEIKEEGALVNFCKKLISL, encoded by the coding sequence ATGAATATTGATGATAAAATGAGAATTGCGTTGGAAATAGGGAAAAAATCTCTTGAACAAGGTGAGCTTCCTGTGGGGGCAGTTATATTTAAGGGTGATGAAATAATAGGAAGAGCATACTCATCGGGGGAAAGCAAACAACAATTTCTTAGGCATGCTGAAATGAAAGTATTATGGGAAGTGGACGAGCAAGGATATTCCGTAAGAGACAGAAAAAACATGCAGTTGTTTGTTACGTTAGAGCCTTGCATGATGTGTTTAGGCGCGGCTATGGGAGCTTTTATCGGGGAAATATATTATTCTGTTCCATCTCCTATTGATGGTGCTGTAGCTCTTGCAGAAAGTAGTCTGAATTCGAATAATGTTGAAATTCCAAGCTATACGCTTCCTAAGTGTTTTGGTGGCGTTTTACAAGAAGAAGGAAAAGAATTATTAAAAAGATATGTTGAAATAAAAGAAGAAGGTGCTTTGGTGAATTTTTGTAAAAAACTCATAAGTTTATAA
- a CDS encoding GNAT family N-acetyltransferase yields the protein MIKFQLLTKENMAENALDNYDRLQNVRRVYRKIDSEYMLVEDVGIMDWSFERKQAVAKALISDDYITFGAIREDEIVGFASIEKQLQGKYIVLDMMQVSRKYRGKGMGRTLFQLVKEKAKEMGAKQLYISACASEETIEFYKSMGCKITDNPIKKIAEDEPFDLQMVCDVD from the coding sequence ATGATTAAGTTTCAGTTGCTAACAAAGGAAAACATGGCTGAAAATGCACTTGATAATTATGACAGGCTACAAAATGTGCGAAGAGTTTACAGGAAAATTGACAGTGAGTATATGCTTGTTGAAGATGTTGGTATTATGGATTGGAGTTTTGAGAGAAAACAGGCTGTTGCAAAAGCACTTATTAGTGATGACTATATTACATTTGGTGCAATTAGAGAAGATGAAATAGTGGGATTTGCTTCGATAGAAAAGCAATTACAGGGAAAATATATAGTATTAGATATGATGCAAGTTTCACGAAAATATCGCGGTAAGGGGATGGGAAGAACTTTATTTCAGCTAGTGAAAGAAAAAGCAAAGGAAATGGGAGCAAAACAGCTATATATTTCAGCATGTGCATCAGAAGAAACCATTGAATTTTACAAATCAATGGGGTGTAAAATAACTGACAATCCAATCAAAAAAATTGCAGAAGATGAGCCCTTTGATTTACAAATGGTTTGCGATGTTGATTAA
- a CDS encoding iron chaperone: MWQCPKCGREFDNTNQDHSCGEPSKTIDAYIAAQSEEVRPLLNQVRDTLREALPYAEERISWRMPTYWYKQNIIHFAAFKKHIGLYPGEKAIEHFSERFTEYKSSKGAVQFPYSKPLPLPLIAEIAKWCFDTGNHH, translated from the coding sequence ATGTGGCAATGTCCTAAATGCGGACGGGAGTTCGATAATACAAACCAAGACCATTCCTGTGGTGAGCCTTCAAAAACCATTGATGCTTATATTGCTGCACAATCGGAGGAAGTTAGGCCGCTATTAAATCAAGTGAGAGATACGCTCCGTGAAGCACTTCCATATGCGGAAGAACGTATCTCGTGGAGAATGCCAACTTACTGGTATAAACAAAATATAATACACTTTGCGGCATTCAAAAAGCACATTGGATTATACCCTGGGGAAAAGGCTATAGAGCATTTCAGCGAAAGGTTCACGGAATACAAGTCAAGCAAAGGAGCAGTGCAGTTTCCGTACAGTAAGCCTTTACCACTGCCACTTATCGCCGAAATAGCGAAATGGTGTTTCGATACTGGAAATCATCACTAA
- a CDS encoding tetratricopeptide repeat protein, translating into MSKSKVRRNVIIIISSIIIAVAAISIPGYMLLRVPLLENKINQAINNAEYEKVIELSDKLYGYGKDPLFALTKKAYAQAKLGKNQEVLDTYNELVKIDQNNSEIYNQMGILYNDVFKDYEKALGAFDNAINLNSTDATYYSNKGLSLQWLNRDEEAVAAFKKSIEIDPSLAYVYHYLGLSYCTLKNFDEAIPALAKATELNPQNSNAFVSLGNSYLEKNLSNEAIAAFDKAIELDKKDADAFVGKGLALFNLEKYQDAIGVFDLALALDDKSKAAYTGKGNCLSALFKDAEARECYDKAKAIQ; encoded by the coding sequence ATGAGTAAGTCTAAGGTTAGACGAAATGTCATTATCATTATAAGCAGTATAATAATTGCCGTTGCTGCAATCAGTATTCCTGGATATATGCTGCTAAGAGTACCTTTACTTGAAAACAAAATAAATCAAGCTATAAACAATGCAGAATATGAAAAGGTTATTGAACTTAGCGATAAACTATATGGCTATGGAAAAGATCCTTTATTTGCTTTGACAAAAAAAGCTTACGCCCAAGCGAAACTTGGAAAAAATCAAGAAGTTTTAGATACTTATAATGAATTAGTGAAAATCGATCAGAATAATAGCGAAATCTATAATCAGATGGGCATTCTTTACAATGATGTATTTAAGGATTATGAAAAAGCTCTTGGTGCCTTCGATAATGCAATAAATCTAAATTCAACAGACGCAACCTATTATAGCAATAAAGGGTTGAGCCTTCAGTGGTTAAATAGAGATGAAGAAGCAGTAGCTGCCTTTAAAAAGAGTATCGAAATTGATCCTTCTCTTGCATATGTATATCATTATTTAGGACTTTCATACTGCACTCTTAAAAATTTTGATGAAGCTATCCCTGCTCTAGCAAAAGCTACTGAATTGAACCCACAAAACTCTAACGCTTTTGTTAGCTTAGGAAATTCGTACTTAGAAAAAAATCTATCAAATGAAGCTATCGCAGCCTTTGATAAAGCTATAGAATTAGATAAAAAAGATGCCGATGCTTTTGTTGGCAAAGGCCTTGCATTATTTAATCTTGAAAAATATCAAGATGCAATAGGAGTTTTTGACCTTGCTCTAGCTCTTGATGACAAGAGTAAAGCTGCTTACACTGGAAAGGGTAACTGTCTTTCTGCTTTATTCAAGGATGCAGAGGCAAGAGAATGTTACGATAAAGCAAAAGCAATACAATAA
- a CDS encoding DUF5105 domain-containing protein, with product MKKLKRIFTLILTTVMTTMLLASCGLGKTKATPEESAKYFLDMVLKGDKSNIDKIGFKEEDYTELKTNLEDSLIEGFESAGVSSDILTDEIKNTLKNNMVVGFSKVEYEVGASSIDKKVATVEVKIKGFDMNKIADQAKTKTEDNYNESMTEQQFYQENYKFVGEGFANGVLVEQPKTLTIKLNKVKQYWIPDESSSKLLMESLVVVP from the coding sequence ATGAAAAAATTAAAAAGAATATTTACATTAATTCTAACAACTGTAATGACTACAATGTTGTTAGCTTCATGTGGACTAGGAAAAACAAAAGCAACCCCAGAGGAAAGTGCTAAGTACTTTTTAGACATGGTTTTAAAGGGTGACAAAAGCAATATTGATAAGATTGGTTTTAAGGAAGAAGATTATACAGAACTTAAAACTAACTTAGAAGATAGCCTTATTGAAGGTTTTGAAAGTGCAGGGGTTAGCAGCGATATATTAACGGATGAAATTAAAAATACGTTAAAGAACAATATGGTTGTAGGCTTTTCTAAGGTGGAATATGAAGTAGGAGCAAGTTCTATAGATAAGAAAGTTGCTACAGTTGAGGTAAAGATAAAAGGCTTCGATATGAATAAAATTGCTGATCAAGCTAAAACAAAGACTGAAGATAACTATAACGAATCAATGACTGAACAACAATTCTACCAAGAAAATTATAAATTTGTAGGAGAAGGATTTGCAAATGGAGTATTGGTTGAACAACCAAAAACTTTAACTATAAAACTTAACAAAGTTAAACAGTACTGGATACCAGACGAAAGTAGTTCTAAACTATTAATGGAATCACTAGTTGTTGTTCCTTAA
- the tnpA gene encoding IS200/IS605 family transposase encodes MDNSSLAHSKWNCKYHIVFAPKYRRQIIYGKIKADIGVILRKLCEHKGVEIIEANACKDHIHMLVSIPPKLSVSQFMGYLKGKSSLMIFDRHANLKYKYGNRQFWCKGYYVDTVGRNKKIIEEYIKNQIQEDLAYEQMSLKEFIDPFTGESVNKGKK; translated from the coding sequence ATGGATAATAGTAGTTTAGCACATAGTAAATGGAATTGTAAATATCACATAGTCTTCGCACCAAAGTATAGGAGACAAATCATATATGGAAAAATAAAAGCGGATATAGGGGTAATACTTAGAAAGTTATGTGAACATAAAGGAGTAGAAATTATTGAAGCAAATGCATGTAAGGATCATATACATATGCTTGTAAGTATACCTCCGAAGTTAAGTGTCTCTCAGTTTATGGGGTATTTGAAAGGTAAGAGTTCATTGATGATTTTTGACAGACATGCAAATTTGAAATATAAATATGGGAATAGGCAATTTTGGTGTAAAGGCTATTACGTTGATACAGTTGGAAGAAACAAAAAGATAATAGAAGAATACATAAAGAATCAAATACAGGAAGATTTAGCATATGAACAAATGAGCTTGAAAGAATTTATTGACCCGTTTACGGGTGAATCAGTAAACAAAGGCAAAAAATAA
- a CDS encoding DUF3997 domain-containing protein produces MTKKYILIISIIVLMFSFSGCEFVVGPGSADYSYKLSGNYELYHAGYTSIYKGDYEIVVTAEVKKIAWDDLYILARQEDDDKINYFIIDVNQDKVLGPLSEEDFNKKRDELKIDKDLKLKDPSKYRK; encoded by the coding sequence ATGACGAAAAAGTATATTTTGATAATTAGTATCATAGTATTGATGTTTTCATTTAGTGGATGTGAGTTTGTTGTTGGTCCAGGATCAGCTGATTATAGTTATAAGTTATCTGGGAATTATGAATTATATCATGCAGGGTATACCAGTATATATAAAGGAGATTATGAAATAGTTGTAACAGCAGAAGTAAAAAAGATCGCATGGGATGATCTCTACATATTGGCAAGACAAGAAGACGACGACAAAATAAATTATTTCATTATAGATGTTAATCAAGATAAAGTACTTGGTCCACTTAGTGAAGAAGACTTTAACAAAAAAAGAGATGAATTAAAAATTGATAAAGATTTAAAGCTAAAGGATCCATCAAAATATAGAAAATAG
- a CDS encoding helix-turn-helix transcriptional regulator — translation MSKLLKDKIKELRKEMGLTQEEFASKLEISRSYYCDIERGRLKGTNVKIISKLSDVTGKPMEYFLDKDVEVKQYDILDSALNMLIEKGLINSDGEITDETSRNIVMEILKKEIQLKIKSRE, via the coding sequence GTGAGTAAATTGTTAAAAGATAAAATCAAAGAACTTAGAAAGGAAATGGGCCTAACTCAAGAGGAGTTTGCTAGTAAGCTTGAGATAAGCAGAAGCTACTACTGTGATATAGAAAGAGGTCGATTAAAAGGCACTAACGTTAAGATAATTTCAAAGTTATCCGATGTTACAGGAAAGCCTATGGAATATTTCCTTGATAAGGATGTTGAGGTTAAACAATATGATATATTAGATTCCGCCTTAAACATGCTAATAGAAAAAGGCCTAATAAACAGCGACGGCGAAATAACAGACGAAACTTCAAGAAATATTGTTATGGAGATCTTAAAAAAAGAAATTCAACTTAAAATAAAAAGCAGGGAGTAA
- a CDS encoding helix-turn-helix domain-containing protein, with protein MLKELRINKGITCTFVAKKLKISRDRLRRIEEGEVMLPAEFVPVLAELYGVTYEELINRRAQEWKK; from the coding sequence ATGTTGAAGGAGTTAAGAATAAATAAAGGAATAACTTGCACTTTTGTGGCTAAAAAGCTAAAGATAAGCAGAGATAGATTAAGACGTATTGAGGAAGGGGAAGTAATGCTTCCTGCAGAGTTTGTTCCCGTTCTAGCAGAATTATATGGAGTAACTTATGAAGAGCTGATAAATAGAAGGGCTCAGGAGTGGAAGAAATAG